In one window of Macadamia integrifolia cultivar HAES 741 chromosome 2, SCU_Mint_v3, whole genome shotgun sequence DNA:
- the LOC122067999 gene encoding pentatricopeptide repeat-containing protein At3g54980, mitochondrial-like → MRFSNSPSTISPWLFQPCRNATPICSHTPNRFLSSETMISEEQSVVPAEPTSEMESTEKPKSQIEILEQPTSGESRYDQNTSPISQIQQDKDVSQDHVIEVLLNNQHDPLSAFKYFKRAQKQRGFARGVDALCIVLHILARSRSSWAARLLLNQCISANSIPRASVMVDYLIESSERCQSDSRVFDYLLKSYLLAGRLEEAVECFDTMTMRSIVPQIAYRNSLLNALVRANMTDKARNLYWKMLEEGMDCDCFTLDVMMRACLKEGKPEEAEECFQAMKVRGFEIDPVTYETVIRAVCRKPDSKAACELLREMKDMGWSPSEITYSGVIGACIKQGNMALALRLKDEMVSDGLPMNLVVGSLIKGYCLQGNLDGALDLFSKMSESGIHPNKVTFAVLIEGCCRNGMMEKAHQLYNQMKLMGIPCSVFIVNSMIKGFLKAQLLELASKLFDEAVESDVANVVTYNILIHWFCKDGRVTEACHLWEKMLNNRVEPITVSYNILILGHCRLGNMDLASSVFSEMHQKGIKPNLVTYSILMDGYFKKGEIGQAFSVHEQMLSWGISPNDFVYNTIINGLCKAGRTFDAREMLKKFKEEGFIPICMTYNSIIDGFIKEGSMNSALETYREMCESGVSPNVVTYTCLIDGFCKSNNLDVALKIQTEMRAKGLELDSAAYNTLIDGYCKRGDIRHAHELFTELLEVGLTPNTVIYNSLIGGFRKLNNMDAAVALHKRMGEEGIPCDLATYTTLIDGSLKAGNITFASELYTDMLDKGIVPDIIIFSVLAHGLCSTGQLKNAHIVLAEMNKKKMSPNALIYNTLIAGYFKEGNLQEAFRLHDEMLDRGLTADDTTYDFLVNSRFEGKAPLLGA, encoded by the coding sequence ATGAGATTCTCAAATTCACCTTCGACAATCTCGCCATGGCTGTTCCAGCCTTGCAGAAACGCCACGCCCATATGCTCTCATACTCCAAATCGATTCTTGAGCTCAGAAACAATGATTTCGGAGGAACAATCAGTAGTTCCGGCAGAACCCACTTCAGAGATGGAATCTACAGAGAAACCCAAGTCCCAAATTGAGATTTTGGAGCAACCCACTTCTGGAGAATCCAGGTATGACCAAAATACCTCACCCATTTCGCAAATTCAGCAAGACAAAGACGTCTCTCAGGATCATGTAATAGAGGTTCTTCTGAACAACCAGCACGATCCTTTATCTGCTTTCAAATATTTCAAACGGGCTCAGAAACAGAGAGGTTTCGCTCGAGGTGTGGATGCTTTGTGCATTGTGCTTCATATTCTTGCACGGTCGAGGAGCTCTTGGGCTGCTCGACTTTTGCTGAATCAATGCATTTCTGCTAATTCTATCCCTAGGGCAAGTGTCATGGTTGATTACCTAATCGAGAGCTCAGAAAGGTGCCAATCGGATTCCCGTGTATTTGATTATCTGTTGAAAAGTTATTTACTAGCTGGGCGGCTCGAAGAGGCAGTTGAGTGTTTTGATACAATGACTATGAGGAGCATCGTCCCTCAAATTGCATACAGAAATAGTCTTCTGAATGCTTTAGTTCGGGCCAACATGACTGATAAAGCTCGAAATTTGTATTGGAAGATGCTGGAAGAAGGAATGGACTGCGATTGCTTTACTCTAGATGTGATGATGCGTGCTTGTTTGAAAGAAGGGAAGCCCGAGGAAGCTGAAGAGTGCTTTCAGGCAATGAAAGTTAGAGGATTTGAAATAGATCCTGTCACATATGAGACTGTTATTCGCGCTGTTTGTAGGAAACCTGATTCAAAGGCTGCCTGTGAGTTGTTGAGGGAGATGAAAGATATGGGCTGGAGTCCGTCTGAGATCACTTATTCCGGTGTCATTGGAGCTTGCATAAAGCAGGGGAATATGGCTTTGGCTTTAAGATTAAAGGATGAAATGGTGAGTGATGGCCTGCCAATGAATTTGGTGGTAGGGAGCTTAATTAAGGGGTATTGCTTACAAGGCAACTTGGATGGTGCTTTGGATTTGTTTTCCAAGATGTCTGAGAGTGGAATCCATCCAAACAAAGTCACATTTGCGGTTCTCATTGAAGGTTGCTGCAGGAATGGAATGATGGAGAAGGCCCATCAGCTTTATAACCAAATGAAACTTATGGGTATCCCCTGTAGTGTCTTCATTGTCAACTCCATGATCAAGGGGTTCTTGAAAGCCCAATTGTTAGAACTGGCATCTAAGCTTTTTGATGAAGCGGTTGAGAGCGATGTAGCTAATGTGGTCACCTACAACATTCTCATACACTGGTTCTGCAAAGATGGTAGGGTAACTGAAGCTTGCCATCTATGGGAGAAGATGTTGAATAATAGGGTGGAACCAATCACGGTTTCTTACAACATACTGATACTTGGTCACTGCCGACTAGGGAATATGGACTTAGCATCTTCTGTTTTCTCTGAAATGCATCAGAAGGGTATCAAACCTAATTTGGTCACCTATTCGATTCTGATGGATGGGTATTTCAAGAAAGGTGAGATTGGTCAAGCTTTCAGTGTACATGAACAAATGTTGAGTTGGGGGATTTCTCCCAATGACTTCGTATACAATACAATCATAAATGGTCTCTGCAAAGCTGGTCGGACATTTGACGCAAGAGAAATGTTGAAAAAGTTCAAGGAGGAGGGCTTTATTCCCATCTGTATGACGTACAATAGCATTATTGATGGATTTATAAAAGAGGGTTCCATGAACTCAGCATTGGAGACTTATCGAGAAATGTGCGAGAGTGGAGTATCCCCTAATGTTGTTACTTATACATGTTTGATTGATGGTTTCTGCAAAAGCAATAATCTTGATGTTGCTCTGAAGATTCAGACTGAGATGAGGGCAAAGGGTCTTGAGCTAGATAGTGCTGCATATAATACTCTTATAGATGGTTACTGTAAAAGAGGAGATATAAGACATGCACATGAACTTTTCACCGAACTTCTTGAAGTTGGTCTGACCCCAAACACTGTTATTTACAATAGTCTTATTGGTGGCTTTAGAAAACTAAACAACATGGATGCTGCAGTTGCCTTGCATAAGAGAAtgggtgaagaaggaattcCATGTGATTTAGCAACTTACACAACCTTGATTGATGGATCACTTAAAGCAGGCAATATAACGTTTGCATCAGAGCTTTACACTGATATGCTAGATAAGGGTATTGTGCCAGATATTATCATTTTTAGTGTTCTTGCACATGGTCTTTGCAGTACAGGGCAGCTAAAAAATGCACATATAGTCTTGGCAgagatgaataagaagaaaatgtCTCCTAATGCTCTTATCTATAACACATTAATAGCTGGATACTTCAAGGAAGGAAATTTGCAGGAAGCTTTTAGATTGCATGACGAGATGCTTGACAGAGGCCTTACAGCAGATGATACAACTTATGATTTCCTTGTAAATTCCAGGTTTGAAGGAAAAGCCCCCTTGCTGGGGGCATGA